DNA sequence from the Thauera sedimentorum genome:
GCCCGCGGAAGAAGGCGAGGGCGGCGGCAAGGCGATGATCGACGACGGCCTGCTCGAACGTTTCCCGATGGAGTCGGTGTTCGGCATGCACAACTGGCCGGGCATGCCCGCCGGCCATTTCGCCGTGCATACCGGCCCGGTGATGGCCAGCGCCGACCGCTTCGACATCGAGATCCTCGGCCACGGCGCGCACGCCGCCATGCCGCATCTGGGCTGCGACCCGGTGGCGGCCGGCGCGGCGCTGGTGCAGGCGGTGCAGACCATCGTCTCGCGCACCCTGGACCCGATCGACGCGGCGGTGGTGTCGGTCACCCAGTTCCATGCCGGCGAGGCCTATAACGTCATTCCCGACCGCGCGCAGCTCTCCGGCACGGTGCGGGCCTTTTCCGAAACCGTGCAGGCGCGCATCGAGCAGCGCCTGGGCGAACTCTGCGAGGGCATCGCCGCAGCCTTCGGCGTTAAGGTGGACTTCCGCTACCGGCGCGGCTACCCGCCGACCATCAACACCGCTGCCGAGGCCGAGTTGTGCGCCGAGGTGGCGCGCTCGCTGGTCGGCGCGGACGCGGTGCGCACCGATGCGCGGCCGAGCATGGGGGCGGAAGACTTCGCCTATTTCCTGCAGAAGAAACCCGGCGCCTACGTGTGGATCGGCAACGGCCCGGGCGAGGGCGGCTGCACCCTGCACAACCCCAACTACGACTTCAACGACGAGATCATCGTCCCCGGCGTGGCCTACTGGGTGGAACTCGTGCGCCGCATCCTGGGACCGCTGAAGACCTGATCCGGCGCGCCCGACCATGAAGACCCTGAAACTCGCCTTCCGCATGATGCTGCGCGACCTGCGCGCCGGCGAACTGCACCTGCTCGGCCTGGCGATCCTGATCGCCGTGGCCAGCCTGACCAGCGTCGGTTTCCTGGCCGACCGCGTGGGCCGCGGCCTGGACCGCGAGGCCAACCAGCTGCTCGGCGGCGACCTGCTGCTGCGCGCGGATCACCCGTGGTCGGAGAATTTCGTGGACGCCGCCCGCGAGCGCGGGCTTGCGACCGCCGGCACGGTGCTGTTCACCAGCATGGCCAGCACCGCGGAGCGTGCCGTGCTGACCGGCGTGAAGGCGGTGGACGAGGGCTACCCCTTGCGCGGCGCGGTGCGCATCGCCCCTGGCCCCAACCAGGCGGACGCGGAAGCCGGCCGCGTGCCTGCACCCGGCGAGCTGTGGCTGGACGAGCGCCTGTTCGCCGAACTGGGCGTGAAGCTCGGCGACACCGTAGGCCTGGGCCTGGTGGAGTTCCGAGTCGGCGGCATGGTCACCTTCGAATCCGACCGCGGGGCGAACTTCTTCAGCCTGCTGCCGCGCGCCATCTTCAACACCGCGGACCTGCCGGCGACCGGCCTGCTGGTCGAAGGCAGCCGCGCCACCTGGCGCCTGCATGTGGCCGGCAGCCCGCAGGACGTGGCTGCCTACGAAGCCTGGGTCAAGGACAACCTCGGACGCGGCGAGCGCCTGGAGAGCATCGACAATGCCCGCCCCGAGGTGCGTGCCGCGCTCGACCAGGCGCAGCGCTTCCTGCGTCTCGCGGCGCTATTGGCGGTCATTCTTGCTGCGGTGGCGGTGGGCTTGTCCTCGCGCCGTTTCATGGCCCGCCACCTCGATGGCTGCGCGGTGATGCGCTGCCTGGGTGCGGGGCACGGCCAGGTGCTGCGCCTGTTCGTCGGCGAGTTTCTGCTCTTCGGCCTGGTGGCGGCGCTGGCCGGCTGCGCGCTCGGCTGGCTCACCCAGTTCGCCCTGGCCGGGGCGCTGGCCGAGGTGGTCGCCACTTCGCTGCCCGCGCCCTCGCTGATGCCGCTGGCGCACGGGCTGGCCGTCGGACTGGTGCTGCTGGTCGGCTTCGCATTGCCGCAACTGCTGCGCCTGGGCGCGGTGCCCACGCTGCGCGTGCTGCGCCGCGAACTGGGCGGGGTGGAGCCGGTCACCGGCCTGGCCTGGGCGGCCGGTGCCGCTGCCCTGCTGGCCATCGTGTTCTGGATCGCCGCCGAACTGCGCCTGGGCCTGATGGTGGCCGGCGGCTTCGCGGTGGCGTTGGGCGTGTTCGCCCTGGCTGCGCGCGTGGTGCTCGGCCTGGCCGCCCGTCTGCGTGCAGGCGGGCCGGCGGGTGGCTGGCGCTACGGGCTGGCGGCGCTCTCGCGGCGCATGGGCGGCAGCGTGATCCAGGCCACCGCGCTGGGCATCGGCCTTACCGCCTTGCTGCTGCTCACCCTGATCCGCGCCGACCTGCTGCAGACCTGGCGGCAGACAGCCCCGCCGGATGCGCCCAACCGCTTCGTCATCAACATCCAGCCCGACCAGCAGGACGGAATGCGTGCCGCCTTCCGCGCCGCGGGACTGCCCGAGCCGGAACTGAAGCCGATGATCCGCGGGCGCATGACCGCGATCAACGGCGAAGCGGTCGACCCGACGCAGTACGAGGACAACCGCACGCGGCGGCTGGCCGAGCGCGAGTTCAACCTGTCCTACGGCACACAGCTGCCGCCGGGCAACATGGTGTCCGCCGGTGCCTGGCATGGCGATGCCGGCTCGCCACAGTTGTCGGTGGAAGAGGGGCTGGCAAAGACCTTCTCGCTGAAGCTGGGCGACGTGGTGGCCTTCGAGGTCGCCGGCCAGCAGGTCGAGGCGCCGATCACCAGCGTCCGCCGCCTGGAATGGGATTCGATGCGGGTGAACTTCTTCTTCATCGCCTCGCCCGGCCTGCTGGACGAGCATTCGGCCAGCCTGATCACCAGCTTCCACCTGCCGCCCGAGCAGCACGGCTTCACCACCACCCTGGTCAACCAGTTCCCCAACCTGTCGGTGATCGACATCGCTGCGGTGCTGGCGCAGGTGCAGGCGATGATGGACAAGCTGATCGTGGTGGTGCAGTTCGTCTTCGGCTTCTCGCTCGCGGCCGGCCTGGTGGTGCTGTTCGCCGCGCTGCAGGCGACCCACGACGAGCGCGAGTACGAGCTGGCGATGCTGCGTACCCTGGGTGCGCGCAACAATCAGGTGCGTCACGCGCTGATGGCGGAGTTCCTCGCGCTCGGGGCGGTGGCCGGCGTGCTGGCCGGCATCGGCGCCAGCGCCATTGGCTGGGTGCTGGCCGACCAGGTCTTCCGCATGGATTACGTGCCGGGCGTGCTGCCGGTGAGCGCGGGCGCCGCGCTCGGCGCGCTGGGCGTGCTGGCCGGGGGCTGGGTGGGCGTGCGCCGGCTGCTGGGCCGTCCGCCGCTGGCCAGTCTGCGCGCACTGGGCTAGGGCGGCAGGCGGCTGCGCTGGCAGGGGCGGTCCTGGCTGTGCGACTACGGTGGCCGGTCTTCTGACGGGGGTATCGCGGCCAAGGCCGCTCCTACATGGAGCGGTCTTGCGGGGGTATCCTGCGACAGGATGCTCAGTCGGTTAGGCTGAGTGAGGAGGGGGCGCATTCGACGCGATTGCGCCCCTTGCGCTTGGCGGCATACATGGCCAGGTCGGCACGCTCGACCAGGTCGTCCATGCGGTCGCCCGGGCGCAGGCTTGCGCAGCCCACCGAGATGGTGACCTGCAGCGGCGCGCCGCCCACATCGATCTGCAAGCCGGCGACGCGGGCGCGCAGCAGTTCGGCAGTTTCCGCTGCGGCGTCCTGGTCGGTTTCCGGCAGCAAGAGCACGAACTCCTCGCCGCCGTGGCGGGCCAGCAGGTCGCTGTGGCGCGTCTCGCTGCCCAGTGCGCCGGCAATGCGGGCGAGCACCTGATCGCCAGTCGCATGCCCCCAGTTGTCGTTGATGCTCTTGAAATGATCGATGTCGATCATCAGCAGGGACAGCGGGCGGCGGTAGCGGAAGGCGCGCTCCAGCTCGAAGCGCAGGCGGTCCATCAGCGTGCGGCGGTTGGCGAGGCCGGTGAGCGGATCGCTCGCCGCCAGGCGTTGCAGTTCCAGGTTCTGGTCCGACAAACGGTCCAGCAGCGCGCCGAGTTCGGCGGTCATCTGGTCGAGCTCGTCACGGGGGCTGCCCGAGCGCAGTCGCTGCGCCTCCACCGTGCCGCTCATCATGCCGTCGCGCAGTCGTGCGATGCGCCGCAGCAGGCGCCGGTCGACCAGGCGGTACTGGGCGAACATCAGCACGCCTACCAGCAGCCCGGCGCCAATGAGCAGCGCGCCCTGAAGCCAGCGCTGCTGCGCGAGTTGTTCGCGCTGGGCACTGAAGGCGTTTTCACTGTCGTGGGTGGCGATGGCGGCGTGACTCGCCAGCGTGAGCCCCAGATCGTCCAGCCGGCGGGCAAGGTCGCGCTCACTGCGCCGGGCTTCCAGCAGGCGGTCGGCCGGTAGCAGCCCTTGATCGACATCCCTCGCCACCTCGATGCGCCGCTCGGTGGCCGCGAAGGCCAGTTCGGCGGTGTGGCGTATCTCGTTCAGGGTACTGGTCAACGCGTCGTTCAGTTTCCCGGGCCCGGACCCCAGCGTGTCCTCGATGAGTGCCAGGCCGCCGGATACCATGTCATGAACGGTTCGCGCCTCGGCCTGGGTCATGGCAAGCGGCAGGCGGGCCACATGCACGCTGAGCGCCCTGCTGTCCGCTTCCAGCTGAAGGGCGGCGTGCCAGTTCGGCAAGGCCACTTCTTCCAGCCCGACCGCGCTGCGCTGGATCTGGAACTGGACCACGAGCGGGGCGCCGATGGCGCAAAGCAGGACGGCCGACATCACCGCCGAGAAACGCAGAAAGCTGCTCCTCACCGAGCGGGCGGAAACGGCAGGAGGGCGTTCGGGTGGCATGATCCAGGGCAGCAGATGGAGCGCGATGCCTTTCATGCTATACCATTTGGCGTAGTTTCAAATCCATCGGATGAGATTGGCCGCGGCTGCGGCGTGGCGAAGGGGACTGCGGCCGGGGCCGGCTGTGCCCGAGAACACTGTGGAGGCAGGCATGGGGATGCTTCGGTTTTGCTTGAGACTGGCGCTGGTTCTGGGGACCGCCGTGC
Encoded proteins:
- a CDS encoding M20 aminoacylase family protein; translation: MSVIDITKDSHQKLTAIRRDIHAHPELAFEEHRTAELVARHLEALGIEVHRGIGRTGVVGVVRGGRGLRAIGLRADMDALPMAERNEFAHKSRHEGCMHACGHDGHTTMLLGAAEVLAARRDFEGTVYLIFQPAEEGEGGGKAMIDDGLLERFPMESVFGMHNWPGMPAGHFAVHTGPVMASADRFDIEILGHGAHAAMPHLGCDPVAAGAALVQAVQTIVSRTLDPIDAAVVSVTQFHAGEAYNVIPDRAQLSGTVRAFSETVQARIEQRLGELCEGIAAAFGVKVDFRYRRGYPPTINTAAEAELCAEVARSLVGADAVRTDARPSMGAEDFAYFLQKKPGAYVWIGNGPGEGGCTLHNPNYDFNDEIIVPGVAYWVELVRRILGPLKT
- a CDS encoding ABC transporter permease, giving the protein MKTLKLAFRMMLRDLRAGELHLLGLAILIAVASLTSVGFLADRVGRGLDREANQLLGGDLLLRADHPWSENFVDAARERGLATAGTVLFTSMASTAERAVLTGVKAVDEGYPLRGAVRIAPGPNQADAEAGRVPAPGELWLDERLFAELGVKLGDTVGLGLVEFRVGGMVTFESDRGANFFSLLPRAIFNTADLPATGLLVEGSRATWRLHVAGSPQDVAAYEAWVKDNLGRGERLESIDNARPEVRAALDQAQRFLRLAALLAVILAAVAVGLSSRRFMARHLDGCAVMRCLGAGHGQVLRLFVGEFLLFGLVAALAGCALGWLTQFALAGALAEVVATSLPAPSLMPLAHGLAVGLVLLVGFALPQLLRLGAVPTLRVLRRELGGVEPVTGLAWAAGAAALLAIVFWIAAELRLGLMVAGGFAVALGVFALAARVVLGLAARLRAGGPAGGWRYGLAALSRRMGGSVIQATALGIGLTALLLLTLIRADLLQTWRQTAPPDAPNRFVINIQPDQQDGMRAAFRAAGLPEPELKPMIRGRMTAINGEAVDPTQYEDNRTRRLAEREFNLSYGTQLPPGNMVSAGAWHGDAGSPQLSVEEGLAKTFSLKLGDVVAFEVAGQQVEAPITSVRRLEWDSMRVNFFFIASPGLLDEHSASLITSFHLPPEQHGFTTTLVNQFPNLSVIDIAAVLAQVQAMMDKLIVVVQFVFGFSLAAGLVVLFAALQATHDEREYELAMLRTLGARNNQVRHALMAEFLALGAVAGVLAGIGASAIGWVLADQVFRMDYVPGVLPVSAGAALGALGVLAGGWVGVRRLLGRPPLASLRALG
- a CDS encoding GGDEF domain-containing protein, with protein sequence MKGIALHLLPWIMPPERPPAVSARSVRSSFLRFSAVMSAVLLCAIGAPLVVQFQIQRSAVGLEEVALPNWHAALQLEADSRALSVHVARLPLAMTQAEARTVHDMVSGGLALIEDTLGSGPGKLNDALTSTLNEIRHTAELAFAATERRIEVARDVDQGLLPADRLLEARRSERDLARRLDDLGLTLASHAAIATHDSENAFSAQREQLAQQRWLQGALLIGAGLLVGVLMFAQYRLVDRRLLRRIARLRDGMMSGTVEAQRLRSGSPRDELDQMTAELGALLDRLSDQNLELQRLAASDPLTGLANRRTLMDRLRFELERAFRYRRPLSLLMIDIDHFKSINDNWGHATGDQVLARIAGALGSETRHSDLLARHGGEEFVLLLPETDQDAAAETAELLRARVAGLQIDVGGAPLQVTISVGCASLRPGDRMDDLVERADLAMYAAKRKGRNRVECAPSSLSLTD